The following coding sequences are from one Parabacteroides pacaensis window:
- a CDS encoding DUF7694 domain-containing protein, with product MTNEELYKYKEDGLKSHLFHIKEHQVNDKYGVYSTGVFKYKGTTLIIAIEEGKWHLSVSAKFPLGYQQLKDIRYRFMPNDIQIAQIFPPREEFVNVHECCWHLWEI from the coding sequence ATGACAAACGAAGAACTTTATAAATACAAGGAAGATGGTTTAAAATCACATCTTTTCCATATCAAAGAGCATCAAGTAAATGACAAATATGGGGTGTATTCCACCGGCGTATTCAAGTATAAAGGCACTACTCTAATAATAGCAATAGAAGAAGGAAAATGGCATTTATCCGTAAGTGCAAAGTTTCCATTAGGCTATCAACAATTAAAAGACATACGGTACAGGTTCATGCCAAACGATATACAGATCGCACAGATATTCCCTCCACGTGAGGAGTTTGTAAACGTACATGAATGCTGTTGGCATTTATGGGAAATCTAA
- a CDS encoding VRR-NUC domain-containing protein gives MTYDELKKMYQQKKTRKPPSDEEHQTQVACVNWFRLKYPKLRNILFAIPNGGRRDIKTGSILKEEGVVAGVADLILLKRNRQYGALCVEMKTKSGRQSETQKMWQKEVEVTGNKYVVCRSLNEFMKEITDYLNDV, from the coding sequence ATGACGTACGACGAGTTGAAGAAGATGTATCAACAAAAGAAGACACGGAAGCCTCCATCTGACGAGGAGCATCAAACGCAAGTCGCATGTGTCAATTGGTTCCGGTTGAAATATCCAAAATTGAGAAATATTTTATTTGCTATCCCTAATGGTGGAAGGCGCGATATAAAAACAGGATCTATATTGAAAGAAGAAGGAGTTGTCGCTGGCGTAGCCGATCTGATATTATTAAAAAGAAATCGGCAATACGGAGCCCTCTGCGTTGAAATGAAAACCAAATCAGGCAGGCAATCTGAAACGCAGAAAATGTGGCAAAAGGAAGTAGAAGTAACCGGCAACAAGTATGTTGTTTGTCGGTCACTGAATGAATTTATGAAAGAGATAACTGATTATTTGAATGATGTATGA
- a CDS encoding DUF4494 domain-containing protein, with amino-acid sequence MAMHNWFECKVSFEKILENGMQKKVTEPYLVDALSFTEAEARIIEEVRPFISGEFTVADVTRKRYSEIFFNENGDRFYKIKVYFITLDEKVGAEKKTAANMLAQASSLKEAIAVLEEGMKGTLADYTIASVSETQIMDIFPFEANEDKEPDISHKEMSPSKRSTFLKKEVKKFVDSIPKGEKITISAGGLSTTIDKTQGSTPIITSEKGGKYDDVRRVEEDVSTKEDTEASI; translated from the coding sequence ATGGCAATGCACAATTGGTTTGAATGCAAAGTATCCTTTGAAAAGATACTCGAAAACGGAATGCAAAAGAAAGTGACGGAACCCTATTTAGTGGATGCCCTGTCATTCACGGAGGCAGAAGCCCGTATCATCGAAGAGGTTCGTCCTTTCATTTCCGGCGAGTTTACTGTCGCTGATGTAACACGTAAACGATACTCTGAAATATTTTTCAATGAAAACGGTGACCGCTTCTATAAGATTAAAGTCTATTTCATTACTCTCGACGAAAAAGTAGGAGCTGAGAAGAAAACAGCCGCTAATATGTTGGCTCAAGCATCCAGTCTGAAAGAAGCAATTGCCGTATTGGAGGAAGGCATGAAGGGGACTCTGGCAGATTACACTATCGCTTCCGTGTCGGAAACCCAGATTATGGATATTTTCCCTTTCGAAGCAAATGAGGACAAAGAGCCTGATATCAGTCATAAAGAAATGTCTCCGTCTAAACGTAGCACATTTTTGAAAAAAGAGGTCAAGAAGTTTGTCGACAGTATTCCAAAAGGTGAAAAAATAACTATATCGGCAGGTGGACTGTCTACCACCATTGATAAAACGCAAGGATCGACACCAATCATTACAAGCGAGAAAGGAGGAAAATATGATGACGTACGACGAGTTGAAGAAGATGTATCAACAAAAGAAGACACGGAAGCCTCCATCTGA
- a CDS encoding DUF1351 domain-containing protein encodes MNTQLAIQETDLELVVSEKTLGSLTTNAKQIRDIVMANLPKYDISNYTDDNIDQAKKDKAALNKAAKALNAKRLEIEKEFMKPFGEFKEVITETVKLIGDCSAKIDVVVKQNEQQYKDKKLATIKTYFDGMNANLVDFNKVFKPEWLNKSASYRAVCVDIDTTFAKVENELATLQGFGEDFDVLRIYYMDTLNINNTIQYANCLKEQRERAKAAEEAKIKAELERREAEEIRKKTEAEQPKTRPVNPFGRAIQRIHEQPAFVEEPITKPIPSQEDILTRAFKVTTTRENIIALGDFMNERGIDFDKIELP; translated from the coding sequence ATGAATACACAATTAGCAATCCAAGAAACCGACCTCGAACTGGTCGTTAGCGAAAAGACGTTAGGTAGCCTTACTACCAACGCAAAGCAAATCAGAGATATTGTAATGGCAAATCTGCCAAAGTATGATATATCCAACTACACAGATGATAACATCGACCAAGCAAAGAAAGATAAGGCAGCACTCAACAAGGCAGCAAAAGCACTCAATGCCAAGCGTCTTGAAATAGAGAAAGAGTTTATGAAGCCTTTCGGCGAGTTCAAAGAGGTTATCACCGAAACCGTAAAACTGATTGGTGACTGCTCTGCTAAAATTGACGTAGTGGTTAAGCAGAACGAGCAACAGTATAAGGATAAGAAGCTGGCTACCATCAAGACCTATTTTGATGGAATGAACGCAAACCTTGTTGACTTCAATAAGGTATTCAAACCCGAATGGCTCAACAAATCAGCAAGCTACCGAGCTGTCTGTGTCGATATTGACACCACATTCGCCAAGGTTGAAAATGAACTTGCTACCCTGCAAGGCTTTGGAGAGGACTTTGATGTTCTTCGTATCTATTACATGGACACCTTGAATATCAATAACACCATCCAATACGCCAACTGCTTGAAAGAACAGCGTGAACGTGCCAAAGCCGCCGAAGAAGCAAAGATAAAAGCTGAACTGGAACGTAGAGAAGCGGAAGAAATACGCAAGAAAACTGAAGCCGAACAGCCTAAAACACGTCCGGTTAATCCTTTTGGCAGAGCCATCCAAAGAATACATGAGCAACCTGCTTTTGTTGAAGAACCTATAACGAAGCCGATCCCTTCGCAGGAAGACATTCTAACTCGTGCTTTCAAGGTTACTACTACACGTGAGAATATAATCGCTCTCGGTGATTTTATGAACGAGAGAGGGATTGATTTCGATAAGATTGAATTACCATGA
- a CDS encoding lambda exonuclease family protein: MEAQHTLEWYRKRLGKITGSRVGDLMKPSRKKDEMFGDTAKSYIYQLAAERDMSPSIIEDDELFEMYLQQVGFSSKAIEWGNIQEENARKLYIKKTGRNMVETGLCIHPSIQNFGSSPDGYYYGDDGEKGTLEVKCPNQNTFMEYKVEVTDNAGLLIAKPEYFFQCQSHMMVTGASWCDFTVYCPFQRNPIHIVRIVPDYSCFDMIEKRIRIANDIIDELIDVE; encoded by the coding sequence ATGGAAGCCCAACACACATTAGAATGGTATAGAAAGCGCCTTGGAAAAATCACCGGCTCCCGGGTCGGTGATTTAATGAAGCCCAGTCGCAAGAAAGATGAGATGTTCGGTGATACAGCGAAATCATACATCTACCAACTCGCTGCTGAAAGGGATATGAGCCCCTCCATTATTGAAGATGATGAATTATTTGAAATGTACCTGCAACAAGTCGGCTTCTCATCAAAAGCTATCGAATGGGGAAATATTCAAGAAGAGAATGCTCGCAAACTGTACATCAAAAAGACAGGTAGAAATATGGTTGAAACAGGTCTTTGTATTCATCCGAGCATCCAAAACTTTGGTTCTTCTCCAGATGGATATTATTATGGTGACGATGGCGAGAAAGGTACTTTAGAGGTAAAATGCCCCAATCAAAACACTTTTATGGAGTACAAGGTCGAAGTTACCGACAATGCCGGATTGCTTATAGCTAAGCCAGAATACTTCTTTCAATGCCAATCTCACATGATGGTTACAGGTGCAAGCTGGTGTGATTTCACCGTGTACTGCCCATTTCAAAGAAATCCTATACATATTGTGCGGATAGTCCCTGATTATTCATGCTTCGATATGATTGAGAAGCGCATTCGTATTGCTAACGATATTATTGACGAATTAATTGACGTAGAATAA
- a CDS encoding DUF3853 family protein has protein sequence MNLNTPLWQLTVGEFLELQKRESPVKQDPVVCNPGRTFVYGISGLANLLKCSKTTAQRVKNSGIIDKATSQFGRKIAIDANLALELIQKSKVKHR, from the coding sequence ATGAATCTCAACACTCCTTTATGGCAATTAACTGTAGGAGAATTTCTTGAATTGCAGAAAAGAGAATCCCCTGTTAAGCAAGATCCTGTTGTATGTAATCCTGGAAGAACTTTCGTATATGGTATATCTGGACTTGCTAATTTATTGAAGTGTTCAAAGACTACGGCACAGAGAGTGAAGAACAGCGGCATCATTGATAAGGCTACTTCTCAGTTTGGTAGAAAGATAGCAATTGATGCAAATCTTGCCTTGGAGCTGATACAAAAATCAAAAGTTAAACATAGATAA
- a CDS encoding response regulator transcription factor produces MRDLEFYIYEDELWCISGGKNEQITEQNVELVKDMLYKIREFYPEAYKDLSKWFQRSAQNVPYFQYLIVDQFCRCNFGKLDSTTKDIDTKGSFNFEKGYCPIYGRCPHANIVCNPKFNSRISDAEMRVMKMIYDGCNNDEIADRLYLSPHTVKNHIKSVYTKLGIHEKSEFIQYAHKNNLFKD; encoded by the coding sequence ATGAGGGATTTAGAGTTTTACATATACGAAGATGAGCTTTGGTGTATATCGGGTGGTAAGAACGAGCAGATAACAGAACAGAATGTTGAACTTGTTAAAGATATGCTTTACAAGATACGTGAGTTCTATCCTGAAGCGTACAAGGATTTGTCTAAGTGGTTCCAGAGGAGTGCGCAAAACGTTCCTTATTTTCAGTATCTCATTGTTGACCAATTTTGCAGGTGTAACTTTGGTAAACTTGATAGTACTACGAAAGATATTGATACTAAAGGTTCTTTCAATTTCGAGAAAGGATATTGTCCTATATATGGAAGATGCCCACATGCGAATATCGTTTGCAATCCAAAATTCAATAGCCGCATATCTGATGCAGAAATGCGTGTGATGAAAATGATCTACGATGGATGCAATAATGATGAGATTGCTGACCGTCTATACTTGTCCCCTCATACGGTTAAGAATCACATAAAGTCTGTATATACGAAACTTGGCATTCACGAAAAATCCGAGTTTATCCAGTATGCACACAAGAATAACCTTTTTAAAGATTAA
- a CDS encoding helix-turn-helix domain-containing protein — protein MFRLRQFRNDKGLKQSDLQELFSCTQPTISQIENGRISMPANYVRILIDKFGKEVISEYEQPEYNNASANDGSMAVAGNGNHHINANTTLEMAINEIAEQRKLVAKSQEQIDRLLSIIENFNK, from the coding sequence ATGTTCAGATTAAGACAATTCAGAAATGACAAAGGATTAAAACAATCCGACCTGCAAGAGTTATTTTCCTGCACTCAACCCACCATATCTCAAATTGAAAACGGAAGAATTTCAATGCCAGCAAACTACGTACGAATATTAATTGATAAATTTGGGAAAGAAGTAATTTCGGAATATGAGCAACCAGAGTATAATAATGCTTCAGCAAACGATGGAAGCATGGCTGTAGCAGGAAACGGAAATCATCATATAAATGCCAATACAACTCTCGAAATGGCAATAAATGAAATAGCTGAGCAAAGAAAACTCGTAGCTAAAAGTCAAGAACAGATTGATAGGCTTTTGTCGATAATAGAAAACTTTAATAAATAA
- a CDS encoding type I restriction endonuclease: MDFKDTLLQLADKIAKQKEAIQTEEATKASFIMPMIAALGYDIFNPFEVIPEMDCDLIKKKGEKIDYAIMKDDSPILLIECKHCKQDLNLHDTQLQKYFVASNARFGVLTNGIEYRFYTDLEKVNLMDEKPFLIVNMLDLSDNDIEQLKKFHKSYYDESNILSTASELKYTTEIKSILNKEFIFPTPDFVKFFVKQVYDGQATQKVVEQFTPILKKSIASVVNDIISDRLNVAIKSGEQQDVPTTQEATQPAVEDVLPDGVVVMDEKKGIVTTQEEIDAYNIIRSILRKHISADKIVYKDFKSYFAIGIENSSYWWICRLSFGSRKKLIWFPTEGYKSQEKIELENIDGIFDCIGKLEQAFDIANNAYEAYKNKHEKK; this comes from the coding sequence ATGGACTTCAAAGACACACTTCTACAACTTGCCGATAAGATAGCAAAGCAGAAAGAAGCTATTCAAACAGAAGAGGCAACAAAGGCCTCTTTCATTATGCCAATGATTGCTGCGCTTGGATATGATATATTCAATCCTTTTGAGGTCATTCCAGAAATGGATTGCGACCTTATCAAAAAGAAAGGAGAGAAGATAGACTATGCGATAATGAAAGACGATAGCCCTATTCTCCTAATAGAATGCAAGCATTGCAAACAAGACTTGAATTTGCACGACACGCAGCTTCAAAAGTACTTTGTGGCATCCAATGCTCGTTTTGGAGTTCTCACAAATGGAATTGAATATAGGTTTTATACAGATTTGGAAAAAGTCAATCTAATGGATGAGAAGCCATTTCTAATAGTCAATATGCTGGATTTATCAGACAATGACATAGAGCAGCTAAAGAAATTCCATAAGTCATATTATGACGAATCCAATATATTAAGTACAGCAAGCGAACTAAAATATACCACAGAGATAAAGTCAATACTCAACAAAGAATTTATATTTCCAACACCAGATTTTGTCAAGTTCTTCGTTAAGCAAGTGTATGATGGTCAAGCAACACAAAAGGTAGTTGAGCAATTTACACCTATCCTAAAGAAGTCTATTGCAAGTGTTGTGAATGATATTATATCTGATCGTCTTAACGTTGCTATAAAAAGCGGAGAACAGCAAGATGTTCCAACGACACAAGAAGCTACTCAACCTGCGGTAGAGGATGTGCTGCCAGATGGAGTTGTAGTTATGGATGAAAAAAAAGGTATAGTGACAACGCAAGAAGAAATAGATGCTTATAATATCATAAGAAGCATTCTAAGAAAACATATCAGTGCAGATAAAATAGTCTATAAGGATTTCAAAAGCTACTTTGCGATAGGAATAGAAAATTCGTCTTATTGGTGGATATGCAGGCTTTCGTTCGGCAGTAGAAAGAAACTTATATGGTTTCCAACAGAAGGTTATAAATCACAGGAAAAAATTGAGCTGGAAAACATAGATGGAATTTTTGATTGCATAGGAAAACTTGAGCAAGCTTTCGATATTGCCAATAACGCATACGAAGCGTATAAAAACAAACATGAAAAGAAATAA